A genome region from Vibrio tapetis subsp. tapetis includes the following:
- the lspA gene encoding signal peptidase II has translation MSNEQALSIKQSGVRWLWLAVVMFIADIAIKLVVMDNMVYGWNGRIEILPFFNLLYVHNYGAAFSFLSDQAGWQRWLFTGIAFGVCGMLTYWMSKLPAKEKWNNIAYALIIGGAMGNVFDRVVHGFVVDYLDVFWGNYHWPAFNLADSAICIGAAMIILDGFRKKESDEK, from the coding sequence ATGAGTAATGAACAAGCACTGTCTATCAAGCAATCGGGCGTTCGCTGGCTTTGGCTAGCGGTCGTGATGTTCATTGCTGACATCGCCATTAAGTTGGTGGTGATGGATAACATGGTGTATGGCTGGAATGGCAGAATAGAAATTTTGCCATTCTTTAACCTACTCTATGTCCATAACTATGGTGCTGCGTTTAGCTTTTTAAGCGATCAAGCCGGTTGGCAGCGTTGGCTGTTTACTGGCATTGCTTTCGGTGTCTGCGGCATGCTTACCTATTGGATGAGCAAGCTGCCAGCGAAGGAAAAGTGGAACAACATTGCGTATGCACTCATTATTGGTGGTGCGATGGGCAATGTGTTTGATCGTGTCGTGCATGGCTTTGTTGTGGATTACCTTGATGTCTTTTGGGGTAATTACCACTGGCCTGCATTTAATTTAGCAGACTCAGCTATTTGCATTGGTGCGGCGATGATCATACTCGACGGTTTCCGAAAAAAAGAAAGCGACGAAAAGTAA
- the ribF gene encoding bifunctional riboflavin kinase/FAD synthetase — MELIRGIHNIQPRHKGCVLTIGNFDGVHLGHQQVLRQVSDKANQLGLPAVVMTFEPQPMEFFVGNKAPARLTRLRDKLTQLDKLSIERLLCVNFNASFADLTAERFIGDLLVRQLGVRFLVVGDDFCFGKGRQGNFEMLQQAGIKYGFEVVSTQSFCVQDMRVSSTEIRQALAGNDLKLASELLGRSYSISGRVSHGRKLGRTIGFPTANIPLKRCVSPVSGVYVVQASFEDRVAVGGVANIGQRPTVEGVRQQLEVHLFDFQQDLYGKALQVSLLHKLRDEQKFESFDALKAQIELDAEAARVWLRQLNG, encoded by the coding sequence ATGGAGCTAATTCGAGGCATACACAATATTCAACCTCGTCACAAAGGTTGTGTATTAACAATTGGTAATTTTGATGGTGTACATTTAGGCCATCAACAGGTGCTTAGACAAGTTTCTGACAAGGCTAACCAATTAGGGTTGCCGGCGGTTGTGATGACCTTTGAACCTCAGCCTATGGAGTTCTTTGTCGGTAATAAGGCTCCCGCGCGTTTAACACGCCTGCGGGACAAACTGACTCAGTTAGATAAACTCTCTATTGAGCGATTATTGTGTGTTAATTTTAATGCTAGCTTTGCTGATTTAACGGCGGAACGCTTTATTGGCGATTTGCTTGTTCGGCAGTTAGGAGTCAGATTCTTGGTTGTCGGTGATGATTTTTGCTTTGGTAAAGGTCGTCAGGGCAATTTTGAAATGCTTCAACAAGCTGGCATTAAGTACGGCTTTGAGGTGGTCAGTACACAAAGTTTTTGTGTGCAAGATATGCGTGTAAGTAGCACGGAAATCAGACAAGCCTTAGCCGGTAATGACTTGAAGCTAGCCAGCGAACTATTAGGTAGATCTTATAGTATCAGTGGTCGAGTTTCTCATGGTCGAAAACTGGGGCGTACTATTGGCTTCCCAACAGCAAATATACCGCTTAAACGCTGTGTATCACCAGTATCCGGTGTGTATGTGGTTCAAGCCAGTTTTGAGGATCGTGTTGCGGTTGGTGGCGTGGCGAATATTGGCCAACGTCCAACGGTAGAGGGTGTACGGCAGCAGCTTGAAGTTCACCTGTTCGATTTTCAACAAGACCTGTATGGCAAAGCCCTGCAAGTTTCTTTGCTGCATAAACTACGAGATGAACAAAAATTTGAATCTTTTGATGCTTTAAAAGCACAAATAGAATTGGATGCTGAGGCAGCGAGGGTGTGGCTGCGTCAGCTTAATGGTTAA
- the ileS gene encoding isoleucine--tRNA ligase produces MSDYKDTLNLPETGFPMRGNLANREPEMLKRWYKEDLYGEIRKAKKGKKSFVLHDGPPYANGDIHIGHALNKILKDIIIKSKTLSGFDAPYIPGWDCHGLPIELMVEKKKGKPGQKISASEFREECRKYAANQVEGQKESFKRLGIMGEWDKPYRTMDFGTEANIIRALGKIADQGHLLKGFKPVHWCTDCGSALAEAEVEYQDKVSPSIDVRFLAADEAATLSKFSTPEGHQGEGDVAVVIWTTTPWTLPANRAVALHADLEYVLVQVEAHGEQKAQRLILASELAKSVMDRAGIEHFHNLGFAKGSDLELLQFNHPFYDFTVPAILGEHVTTDSGTGVVHTAPGHGQEDFVVGKQYDLEVANPVGSNGVYLPDTELFAGQHVFKANDSVLEVLKEKGALLHHHAYEHSYPHCWRHKTPIIFRATPQWFISMDQAGLRAKALESIKSVEWMPEWGQSRIEGMIEGRPEWCISRQRTWGVPIALFVHKETSELHPDSPALIEKVAKLVEEKGIQAWWDLDAADLMGAEDAEKYEKVLDTLDVWFDSGVTHYSVVDTREEYAGNSADLYLEGSDQHRGWFQSSLISSIAMKDEAPYKQVLTHGFVVDGNGRKMSKSIGNVVAPKDVTNKLGADILRLWVASTDYTGEVAVSDEILKRSADAYRRIRNTARFFLANLNGFNPETDLVPAEEMVALDRWAVGRAFAAQEEIVKAYGEYNTHAVTQRLMQFCSIEMGSFYLDVIKDRQYTAKQGGHAQRSCQSALYYIVEALVRWMAPIMSFTADEIWNEMPGARDKFVFTGEWYQGLVELSEAEELNTEFWAQIQAVRGSVNKLLEDARKEKTIGGSLQAEVTLYADDALAANINKLEDELRFVLLTSQAVLKPLSEKSDAAQATDVEGLFVEVAATEAEKCDRCWHYTADVGQTEGHEKICGRCVSNVAGEGEERKFA; encoded by the coding sequence ATGAGTGATTATAAAGATACCCTGAACTTACCTGAAACAGGGTTCCCAATGCGCGGAAATCTGGCCAATCGTGAGCCAGAAATGCTTAAGCGTTGGTACAAAGAAGACCTTTACGGTGAAATTCGTAAAGCTAAGAAAGGCAAAAAATCTTTCGTTTTGCACGATGGCCCTCCATATGCCAACGGTGATATTCACATTGGTCACGCACTGAACAAGATTCTTAAAGACATTATTATTAAATCAAAAACACTTTCTGGTTTTGATGCACCGTACATCCCAGGTTGGGACTGTCACGGCCTACCAATTGAGTTGATGGTTGAGAAAAAGAAAGGCAAGCCGGGTCAAAAAATCTCTGCGAGCGAATTCCGTGAAGAGTGCCGTAAATACGCAGCAAACCAAGTTGAAGGCCAAAAAGAGAGCTTTAAGCGTCTTGGCATCATGGGCGAGTGGGACAAACCTTACCGCACTATGGATTTTGGTACTGAAGCAAACATTATTCGCGCACTAGGTAAAATTGCTGATCAAGGCCACTTACTTAAAGGCTTTAAGCCTGTTCACTGGTGTACGGATTGTGGTAGTGCACTGGCTGAAGCTGAAGTGGAATATCAAGATAAAGTATCTCCTTCAATTGATGTTCGCTTTCTTGCTGCCGATGAAGCGGCAACATTAAGCAAATTCAGTACTCCTGAAGGCCATCAAGGTGAAGGGGATGTTGCTGTTGTTATCTGGACAACAACGCCTTGGACACTTCCTGCAAACCGTGCGGTAGCACTGCATGCTGACCTAGAATATGTGCTTGTACAAGTTGAAGCACACGGTGAGCAAAAAGCGCAACGTTTAATCCTAGCGTCAGAGCTGGCGAAATCTGTGATGGATCGTGCCGGTATTGAACATTTCCACAACTTAGGTTTTGCCAAAGGTTCAGATTTAGAGCTGCTTCAATTTAATCACCCATTCTACGATTTTACGGTTCCTGCCATTCTTGGTGAGCACGTAACAACGGATTCTGGTACAGGCGTAGTGCATACTGCTCCAGGCCATGGTCAAGAGGATTTCGTGGTTGGTAAGCAATACGATCTTGAAGTCGCAAACCCAGTTGGCTCTAACGGCGTTTACCTGCCAGATACCGAGCTATTTGCCGGTCAGCACGTATTTAAAGCGAACGATTCCGTACTTGAAGTGCTTAAAGAAAAAGGCGCTCTTTTACATCATCACGCTTATGAGCACAGCTACCCACATTGCTGGAGACACAAAACACCGATCATTTTCCGTGCGACTCCACAGTGGTTCATTTCTATGGATCAAGCTGGCCTGCGTGCTAAAGCGCTAGAGTCAATCAAAAGTGTTGAGTGGATGCCAGAATGGGGTCAAAGCCGCATCGAAGGCATGATTGAAGGTCGCCCTGAGTGGTGTATCTCTCGTCAGCGTACTTGGGGTGTACCAATTGCTTTATTCGTACACAAAGAAACATCAGAATTGCACCCAGACAGCCCTGCACTCATTGAAAAAGTCGCGAAGTTGGTTGAAGAAAAAGGCATTCAAGCCTGGTGGGATCTTGATGCTGCTGATTTGATGGGCGCTGAAGACGCAGAAAAATACGAAAAAGTACTCGATACTCTGGACGTATGGTTTGATTCAGGCGTCACCCACTACTCAGTTGTTGATACGCGTGAAGAATACGCAGGCAACAGCGCAGATCTTTACCTTGAAGGTTCAGATCAACACCGTGGCTGGTTCCAGTCGTCGTTAATTTCATCTATTGCGATGAAAGACGAAGCACCTTACAAACAAGTGCTTACTCACGGTTTCGTTGTTGACGGAAACGGCCGCAAGATGTCTAAATCTATCGGTAACGTCGTGGCACCTAAAGATGTAACGAATAAGCTTGGTGCTGACATTCTGCGTTTGTGGGTGGCTTCTACTGACTATACTGGCGAAGTTGCGGTTTCTGATGAAATCCTAAAACGCAGTGCCGATGCTTACCGTCGTATCCGTAACACCGCTCGTTTCTTCTTAGCGAACTTGAACGGTTTCAATCCAGAAACAGATCTTGTTCCTGCGGAAGAAATGGTGGCATTGGATCGCTGGGCTGTAGGCCGTGCATTTGCTGCTCAAGAAGAAATTGTTAAAGCGTATGGCGAGTACAATACTCATGCCGTAACACAACGTTTGATGCAGTTCTGTTCAATTGAAATGGGCTCTTTCTACTTAGATGTCATTAAAGACCGTCAGTACACAGCTAAGCAGGGCGGTCACGCTCAACGCAGCTGTCAATCGGCGCTTTACTACATTGTAGAAGCGCTTGTTCGCTGGATGGCACCAATTATGTCGTTCACAGCGGATGAAATCTGGAATGAAATGCCAGGTGCACGTGATAAATTTGTCTTCACTGGCGAATGGTATCAAGGTTTGGTCGAGCTTTCTGAAGCTGAAGAACTAAACACAGAGTTTTGGGCACAAATCCAAGCTGTTCGTGGTTCAGTGAATAAGTTACTAGAAGATGCTCGTAAAGAAAAAACCATTGGTGGTTCTTTGCAAGCTGAAGTGACGCTTTATGCCGACGACGCATTGGCTGCTAACATCAATAAGCTTGAAGATGAGCTGCGTTTTGTTCTATTGACATCGCAAGCGGTTCTTAAGCCGTTGTCAGAGAAGTCTGATGCAGCGCAAGCCACAGACGTTGAAGGTCTATTCGTAGAAGTAGCGGCAACCGAAGCTGAAAAATGCGATCGTTGCTGGCACTACACGGCGGACGTTGGTCAAACAGAAGGTCACGAGAAAATTTGTGGTCGCTGTGTGTCTAACGTTGCAGGCGAAGGCGAAGAGCGTAAGTTTGCCTAA